The following are encoded together in the Chlorocebus sabaeus isolate Y175 chromosome 20, mChlSab1.0.hap1, whole genome shotgun sequence genome:
- the C2CD4D gene encoding C2 calcium-dependent domain-containing protein 4D, with translation MWLLEKAGYKVGAAEPAARWAPTGLFSKRRAPGPPPSACPNVLTPDRIPQFFIPPRLPDPGGAEPATRRDVAGRGLPAACSLPHLAGREGWAFLPESPHTRRRESLFHAPPPAPAGGLPAAPSRLHVSAPDLRLCRAPDSDTASSPDSSPFGSPRLGLGRRRVSRPHSLSPEKASSADTSPHPQRRAGPPTPPLFHLDFLCCQLRPTRESVLRLGPRGGQLRLSTEYQAGPGRLRLRLVSAEGLPRPRSRPGSGGGGCCVVLRLRPRVRPREQQSRVVKCSANPIFNEDFFFDGLGPRDLAARSLRAKVLDRGAGLRRDVLLGECETPLIALLPPLGGGLGPGSSLVPTHLSL, from the coding sequence ATGTGGCTCTTGGAAAAAGCTGGCTATAAGGTGGGGGCCGCGGAGCCTGCGGCCCGTTGGGCGCCCACCGGCCTGTTCTCCAAGCGTCGCGCCCCGGGCCCGCCCCCGAGCGCCTGCCCCAACGTCCTCACCCCGGATCGCATCCCGCAGTTCTTCATCCCGCCTCGGCTCCCGGACCCGGGTGGCGCAGAGCCCGCGACCAGGCGGGACGTGGCGGGGCGCGGCCTCCCCGCGGCCTGCTCGCTGCCACACCTGGCAGGCCGCGAAGGCTGGGCCTTCCTGCCCGAGAGCCCGCACACGCGCCGGCGCGAGTCCCTGTTCCACGCGCCGCCACCCGCCCCGGCCGGGGGACTCCCCGCGGCGCCATCCCGGCTGCACGTCTCCGCCCCGGACCTGCGCCTCTGCCGGGCCCCCGACAGCGACACGGCCTCGTCGCCGGACTCGTCGCCCTTCGGCTCCCCGCGGCTGGGCCTGGGCCGGCGCCGGGTGTCCAGGCCGCACTCGCTGTCCCCAGAAAAGGCGAGCTCGGCCGATACCAGCCCGCACCCGCAGCGCCGCGCCGGACCGCCCACGCCGCCGCTCTTCCACCTGGACTTCCTGTGCTGCCAGCTGCGGCCCACGCGCGAGAGCGTGCTGCGCCTGGGGCCCCGCGGCGGGCAGCTGCGGCTCTCCACCGAATACCAGGCCGGGCCCGGGCGGCTGCGGCTGCGCCTGGTGAGCGCCGAGGGCCTGCCCCGGCCGCGGTCCCGCCCcgggagcggcggcggcggctgctgcGTGGTGCTGAGACTGCGGCCCCGTGTCCGGCCGCGGGAGCAGCAGAGCCGCGTGGTCAAGTGCAGCGCCAACCCCATCTTCAACGAGGATTTCTTTTTCGACGGGCTCGGCCCACGGGACCTGGCCGCCCGCAGCCTGAGGGCCAAAGTGCTAGACAGGGGCGCGGGACTTCGCAGGGATGTGCTGCTGGGGGAGTGCGAAACGCCCCTCATTGCGCTGCTTCCCCCGCTGGGTGGGGGACTAGGTCCCGGGTCCTCCCTGGTgcccacccatctcagcctgtAG